A stretch of DNA from Mycobacterium senriense:
CCTCAGCCGAGCCAGGGAAATGGCCACCCAAATGAGCACACCCGCCGAAAGCGTCGCCAAGGCGGCCGATCTTCTCGAATCCGCCGCCCGCCGGGTGTAGCCGCGCCGCCCGTTTCGCCCAGCGGTGGTGCAAAGCCCGCCGGTCATGTAAAAGGTTCTGGTGCAGGATCCGCCGAATAAGTCGTTCGACCCGTCGATGCTGCGCGAGGCGATGATCAGGCGGCTGTATCGACGATTGTCGGCCGAGGGCCACATCCGGGTGCCGGCGGTGCCGGGCTTGATCGACGAGTACGTCCAGTTGTGCAACAACGTCTGCGCCACCCTGGGCGTCTGGTGCCCACCCGAGCAGTCCGCACAGTTGCGGGCCGCGCTGGTAGCTGAGTTGGCGAAGGCCTTCAAGGCCTCCCCCCGTTCCGAGGTCCTCATCTCGTATGAGGCTCCATTCGGGACCGGCGTGAATTTCCGGGTCCAAGCCGAATGGCGCACGGTCGAGGCCGATTACGACCAGTGGATGGCGATCCGCCCGCCGCCGCTGTTCGGGACCGAGCCCGATGCGCGCGTGCTCGCGCTGGCGGCGGAGGCGGCCGATCCTTCGGTCTATCGCGTGCTCGACGTCGGCGCCGGAACCGGACGCAACGCGCTGGCCCTGGCCCGGCGCGGACACCCGGTCGACGCAGTCGAGATGACCGCGAAGTTCGCGGAGGTCATCGTCGCAGAAGCCGCCGGCGAATCGTTGGGCGTGAACGTCATTCAAAGCGACGTGTTCACGGCGATGGAGGGTGTACGCGATCGGTATCAGCTGATGGTGCTCTCGGAGGTGGTGTCCGACTTCCGCACGCCGCACGAGTTGCGCGGCATGTTCGAACTCGCCACCGATTGCCTGGCCCAAGGTGGGCGCTTGGTCTTCAACACCTTCCTGGCTCGCGATGGCTACGTTCCCGACGACGTCGCGGTGCAACTCAGTCAGCAGTGCAACAGCATGATCTTCACCCGCGACGAGGTGACCGCCGCGGCGGCCGGCCTGCCTCTCGAGCCGATCGCCGACGACGCCGCCTACGAATACGAGAAGGCGCGGTTACCGTCGGACGCCTGGCCGCCGACGGGCTGGTTCGAGGGGTGGGCCGGCGGCCTCGATGTGTTCGACGTTCAGCGCGACGATTCCCCAATAGAGTTGCGCTGGCTGGTGTTTCAGAAAGCGGGTTGACCCGCGGGTCTAGGCGGTCAAGTCGCGAGTGGCCGGCCCTTCCAGCAAGGTGCCGTCGGGCGCGAACCGCGACCCGTGCAGCGGACACTCCCACGCGTTGTCGGCGTCGTTCCAGTTCACGATGCCGCCCAGGTGTGGGCACACCGGTGAGACGCGGTGCTCGGTCCCATCGACGCGGCAGCGGGCCTCCAGATGCCACGGCGGGCCACTCACCACCCCGCCTTCGCCGTCGACGGGGCTGCGGCGGTGGGTGCGTACCGCCGGGGTGATCCAGCCCTTCGTCAGGTTGAAGCCGACCTCGAGGTTGGCCTGCAGGGCCGTCGCCAGGCCCGTCAGCTCGTGCGGACTCCAGCTGGCGAAGGCCCGGGCCCAATCCATCCGCCCACCCAGGATGCGGCTCGACAGCGCCGACGCCGCGGCCGGACCGTTGGTCATCCCCCACTTGTTGAAACCCGTTGCGATAAAGATGCTTTCGGTGTTCGGCAGGATGGGCCCAACATAGGGCAGATGGTCGATGGGCGTGTAGTCCTGCGCCGACCAGAAGTGGGTCTGCACGGCACCCGGGTAGTGCTTGCGCGTCCACTTCGATAACTCGTCCAGCGCCTCGGACGGGCTCTTCTCACGGCCCACAGTGTGGCCGGCCCCGCCCACGATCAGCCGCTCACCGTCCGCGACCGGCGCGTAGCGCACCGACCGCGTCGGCGAGTCGGTGGAGATCATCATCGGCCGGGTGATGTTGCCCGGAACCTTGAAGGCCAAGCAGTAGGACCGGCTCGGCTTCACCCGCGCGAAGTAGCCGCCGCGATCCAGGATCGGGATGCCCGTCGCCAGCACCAGCTGGCCGGCCTGAAGTTGGACGTCGCGCTGGGCGGCGTCGTTGACATGCAGGCGCACCTTCTTGCCGCGCCAAGAGACCCGCCGCACTCGCGTGTGCTCGACCAGCCGCCCACCGCGACCCAGCAGCTCGACAACCAACGAGTCGAGGAATGACATCGGGTCGAACTGCGCCTGGTCCGCCAGCCGCACACCGCCGTGATACGAGAACGGCACGTCGGCGTCGTCGTCCCACACCGCGGGCAGGCCGACCGCCTGACACGCCGCGAGTTCGGCTCGCGCCGACGGGACGCCCCGCACCGACTGGGCGTAGGTGTAGGCATCTTCGCGCTGCACCGCCACGTCGTGCGCCTCGCAGTGGCTCAGCACCCACTCCTGGCCTTCCCGATTGCCGTCGACATACGCGCGTGCCACGTCCCTGCCGTGCCGCGGCAGCACCTTGGAAAGCTGGCTGCCCTGCAGCAGGCTGATTTTGGCGGTGGTGTTGCCGGTCGCGCACGCCCCCACCGTGCGGGCCTCCAGCACCAGCACATCCTTGCCCGCGCGGGCCAGCAGCACCGCCGTCATCAGACCGGTAATGCCGGCGCCCACGACGATGACATCGGCGGACCCGGACTCTTGGTCAAGCTGGTTTGCAGTCCAAGGCTGGTCGGTTCGTTCGGTCATCCATAAAGAAGTCACGGCTGACCTGATACCCCGGCCCCGCCCTGGGAAACGCCGCTACTCGCTCACGCCCGCCTCAACCGGGCTTTCGCCTCTTTCACGGCGTCCGCGGCGGTTCGGGCCGCTTCCCTTGCCTTGTCGTAGTGCTTTTCGGCGGCGCTGAGTTCCCGCTCGGCCGCCCGCAGTGCCCGGGCCGCATCGTCGCGTTGCTGCCGGGCTGCATCCCGCTGGCTCAGGAGCTCGGTCACCAGGTCGTCGGCCTCGGCCTTGGCGCGTTCGGCGGTGGTAACGGCCGCGCTCAGCTTCTCGCGTCGTCGGGCCTGTGCCTTCTCTTCCCCCGACTGCTTCGCGGGCCGCTTCCGAGCGGGGGTGCTCCGCGGCTTCGCCGGTTCGCTGGGCGTATCCGCCGATTCCGGCACCGCATCGCCATCGCCGAAGGCGCCGAAACCCGACCACTGCTCGGGTCGGGTCAACCTGCCCAACCGCGCGCTGATCTGCGGGTCGGCGATCGCGGCTTGCAGGGTGCTGGCCAGGTCTTCGCGCACGGTCGCCGACGGTTGCGTCAGGTCGGCCGCCCGCAGGGCCTTGTGGGTGAGTTCATCGATGAGTTCGTGTTGCTCGGCCGACAGTTCCCGGATGCGCCCGCCCTGCATCGCGGCGTGCGCGGCGCGCAATCGCTCCCCCAGGTCTGTCAGCCGCTGGCGGGTGTCGGCGTGCCGGAGTGCCAGGCGGTTCACAATCCACGCCGCCGTCGTCGGTTTGTTGGCGGCGGAAATCCGTTTCGCTGCCGCGGTATCGCCGCGCTGCCTGGCCGCGGCGGCCAACCTGGCGCGCTCCGCGGTGAACTCCTTGGGTGGCACCTCGTAGAGGCTGTCGAGTTCCGCATCGGCCATAAGGCCATGATCTCTCGTGGACGGCCGGTGGCGGCTCGGAGTGACGAAGCCCAACCCCGCGACGGTTTAAAAACCGCACGTCGCGGGATACCTCTCTACAACATCGACATCGCCGGGCAGAAGTTCGCGGCCTGCGAGTAAACAGAAAGCAGGGTTTCGGCAGCTTCATGATGTCCAAGAACAGTGATCAGCTCGTCGGCCGGATCATGCGAGTCAGCCGGCCCCGCCGACTCTTGCTTGCGGTGTGTGTGATCGTCGCCGCGGTCGCCGCGATATACGTTGCGTCGACGTCACATTGCCCCGGCGGCCACTGCGGTCAAAGCGATGCACCAGCGAAAACCGCTGGGCCGGCCCAGATATCGATCACCCCTGGCCCCGGTGCCCATGACGTCGACCCGGTTGCCCCGGTCACGGTCAAAGCCGAGAACGGGACCCTGACCGGCGTCGACATGGTCAACGAGAGCGGCAAACCGGTCGAGGGCGTCATGACCCCGGACAACACGGTGTGGAAGCCCACCGTCCCGCTGGGCTATGGCCGCACCTACACGCTAACGGTCACCAGCACTGGCGTCAGTGGCGTTGCGGCCAAGCAGGTTTCGTCGTTCTCCACGCTGAAGCCGTCCAACCAGACCAAGGTGTCGTTCACCACCACGTCGGAAGCCGCGCTGCGCGACGGCGGCACCTACGGCGTCGGAACGGTGATCGTGGCGCACTTCGACGAAAAGATCGCCGATCGCGCCACCGCCGAGCGGCAGCTGTCGGTGACCACTGACCCGAAAGTCGAGGGCTCCTGGTACTGGGTCGACGGCCAGAACGCGCATTGGCGGCCCGAGCGCTACTACGCGCCGGGCACGAACGTCACCGCCGAGGCGAAGATCTACGGAATCGCCTTGGGCGACGGCCTGTTCGGGCAAGACGACACCAAGGTGTCCTTCCGTGTCGGCGATGCGCACGTATCGATCGCCGACGACGCCACCCACCAGGTCAGCGTCTTCAGCAACGGAATCCTGCAGCGCACGATGCCCACCAGCATGGGAATGGGCGGTACCGAAGAGGTCGGCGGGAAAACGATCTCGCTGTGGACCCCGTCCGGGGTCTACACCGTCCTGGACAAGGGCAATCCCGTCATCATGGACTCCTCGACGTTCGGCCTGCCCAAGAACTCGAGGCTCGGCTACCGCGAGACCATCAATTGGGCCACCAAGATCAGCTCGGACGGCATCTATCTGCACGAGCTCGACGCGACGGTATGGGCCCAGGGGCACCGCGACACGTCGCACGGCTGCCTGAACCTCAATGCCGACAACGCGAAATGGTTCTTCGACTTTTCGGTGCCCGGCGACGTGGTCGAGGTCCGCAACAGCGGCGGGCCTCCGCTGACGCTGGCGCAGAACGGCGACTGGACGCTCAGCTGGGACGACTGGCGCAAAGGCAGCGCGCTGAAGCCGACCTGACCGTGATCCAACCCATTTGTCACCGGTAGTTGTGCCCCACTTCACAATAAACTCTTGACTCGTTCCAAATAAGTGCGTCATATTGGTGGCGTGTCATCGACGGCCGATTACGCGGACAAGCTGCGGATGGCCGATCTGCGGGTGACCCGGCCCAGGGTTGCCGTGCTGGAGGTCGTGGACGCCAATCCGCACGCCGACACCGAGACGATCTTCTCGGAGGTCCGCGTCGGCCTGCCCGATGTGTCGCGCCAAGCCGTCTACGACGTGCTCAATGCGCTGACCGCCGTCGGTTTGGTGCGGCGCATCCAGCCCCTGGGCATGGTCGCGCGCTATGAATCGCGTGTCGGCGACAACCACCACCACGTCGTCTGCCGGTCCTGCGGGATCATCGCCGACATCGACTGCGCCGTCGGCGACGCTCCCTGCCTCACACCCTCCGACGACGACAACGTTCTTGATGGCTTCGTTCTCGACGAGGCCGAAGTCATCTACTGGGGCCTATGTGCCGATTGCTCGGCGACAGGTTCCTAGATCACGCCGTGATCGCAGCCCGATTCACCCACCCCCGAAAGGAATGCTGTGTCATCTGATACATCCGCAAGCCGTCCACCCCAACCCGACGCCGGGACGGCGAGCAAAAGCGAAAGCGAAAACCCAGCAATCCCTTCACCGCAGCCGAAAGAGCATGCGCCGCTGACTAACCGGGACTGGTGGCCCGACCAGATCGACATATCGACGTTGCACCCGAACAACCCGCAGGCGAGCCCGTTCGGCCAGGATTTCGACTATGCCGACGAGTTCGCCAAGCTCGATGTCGAGGAGCTCAAGCGCGACCTGTACTCGGTGATGACCACCTCGCAGGACTGGTGGCCCGCCGATTACGGCCATTACGGCGGCCTGTTCATCCGCATGAGCTGGCACGCCGCCGGCACCTATCGCATCTTCGACGGCCGCGGCGGCGGCGGGCAGGGAATGCAGCGCTTCGCCCCGCTCAACAGCTGGCCGGACAACGCGAGCCTGGACAAGGCCCGCCGGCTGCTGTGGCCGGTCAAGAAGAAGTACGGCAACAAGATCTCCTGGGCCGACCTGATCATCTTCGCCGGCAACTGCGCCCTGGAGTCGATGGGATTCAAGACGTTTGGGTTCGGCTTCGGCCGCGAGGACGTCTGGGCACCCGAGGAGATCCTTTGGGGTGAGGAGGACACCTGGCTGGGCACTGACAAGCGCTACTCCGGTGAGCGCGACCTCGCCCAGCCCTATGGTGCGACCACCATGGGACTGATCTACGTCAATCCCGAAGGACCCGAAGGCAAGCCCGACCCGATCGCTGCCGCGATCGACATCCGCGAGACCTTCGGCCGGATGGCGATGAACGACGAGGAGACGGCAGCGCTGATTGTCGGCGGCCACAGCTTCGGCAAGACCCACGGCGCCGGCGACGCCGACCTGGTGGGTCCCGAGCCGGAGGGCGCCCCGATCGAACAGCAGGGGCTTGGCTGGAAGAGCTCCTACGGGACCGGCGTGGGCAAGGACGCCATCACCAGCGGGCTGGAGGTCGTCTGGACGCCGACGCCGACCAAGTGGGATAACACTTTCTTGGAGACGCTGTACGGCTACGAGTGGGAGCTGACCAAGAGTCCGGCGGGTGCCTGGCAGTTCGCCGCCAAGGATGGCGCCGGCGCGGGGACCATCCCCGATCCGTTCGGTGGGCCGGGGCGCGCCCCGACGATGCTGGTCACCGACATTGCGTTGCGGGAGTCGCCGATCTACCGCGACATCACCCGGCGCTGGTTGGACCACCCCGAGGAGCTGGCCGACGCGTTCGCCAAGGCGTGGTACAAGCTGCTGCACCGCGATATGGGCCCCATCACCCGCTACCTTGGGCCGTGGGTTGCCGAACCGCAGTTGTGGCAGGACCCGGTCCCGGCCGTCGACCACGAACTGGTCGATGAGAGCGACGTCGCCGCGCTCAAGAGCAGGGTGCTCGAGTCGGGTCTGTCGGTCCCGCAGTTGGTCAAGACGGCGTGGTCGGCGGCGTCCAGCTACCGGCGCACCGACAAGCGGGGTGGGGCGAACGGGGCGCGGTTGCGTCTCGAGCCGCAGCGGAGCTGGGAGGTCAACGAGCCCTCCGAGTTGGACAAGGTGCTGCCGGTGCTGCAGCAGATCCAGCAGGACTTCAACGCCTCGGCCTCCGGCGGCAAGAAGATCTCGCTGGCCGACCTGATCGTGCTGGCCGGCTCGGCGGTGGTCGAGAAGGCGGCCAAGGACGCGGGCTACGAGATCTCGGTGCATTTCGCCCCCGGGCGCACCGACGCCACGCAGGAGAACACCGACGTGGAGTCGTTCGCGGTGCTCGAACCGCGGGCCGACGGGTTCCGCAATTACATCCGTCCCGGCGAGAAGGCACCCCTCGAGCAGCTGCTGCAGGAGCGGGCCTACCTGCTGGGGGTGTCCGGCCCGGAGATGACGGTGCTCGTCGGTGGTCTGCGTGCCCTCGGCGCCAACCACGGCGGCAGCAAGCACGGCGTGTTCACCGACCGGCCGGGCGAGTTGACCAACGACTTCTTCGTCAACCTGCTCGACATGGGCACCGAGTGGAAGGCGTCGGAGACCGCGGAGAACGTCTACGAAGGGCATGACCGGGCCTCCGGCGCGCTCAAGTGGACCGCAACCCCGAATGACCTTGTGTTCGGCTCGAACTCGGTGCTGCGTGCACTGGCCGAGGTCTACGCCCAGGACGACGCCCAGGGCAAGTTCGTCGAGGACTTCGTCGCGGCGTGGGTCAAGGTCATGAACAACGACCGATTCGATCTCAAGTAAGAGGGGCTTGATCAAAAGCGGCACCCCGCGAGCGATCCGCTCGCGGGGTGCCGTTCTTTCGCGTCTGGGTCAGCGATCGAGATCCCACTGCCCGAAATCGGCGGCGAGGACGTCGTCGACATCGACATTGATGCCGCCCAGCAGCGGCCCCGGATTTCCCGGGCTGTTGACCACCGTTTGGTAGAGGACCGCGGCCGGTTCGCGATCGCCGTGCGACCAGGACCTCGTCTGCCACACCCATTGGTGTCCCGCGCTGGTGGACGGACCGACGACGCCGTCCCTGATCGCCCACCTACACACCTGGGCGTCTCCGTAGATGCCGGTACGGCCCACACCCAACACCGAGTTGATCCCTCGAAACCATTGGACCGCAGCGTTATTCCAAACGTTGCCGTCGATGTCGTCATCGACGCTGAAAAAGATGGGCGCCGAGTTCGGGCCTCCCGCGGCGGAGTGCAACTGCATGGCCGTGCGCGCGTCGGCCACGCCGCCGTCATAGCCCCGGGTCAAATCCGACGGGTCGGGCCAGCCGGGCTTGCCGTACTGAAAGTTGCTGACGATATGCAGCCCCGCCGCGCGCAGCGCGTCGGCGTAGTCCCGGGTGAGCGGTTTGGCCTCGAAGTTTGCGCCCGGCCGCGACTGCGATACGTAATTCACCACGCCGTCGTAGCCGGCCGACTTGATCTCGTCGGGAGCGATCCGGCGCTCGGCGAAATCGATCAGCCGCATGCCGGCAGCCGACGCCTTCGGGGCCTCGGCGCCCGCGCCCAGGCCCAGTAACGTCGGCGCCATGACAT
This window harbors:
- a CDS encoding L,D-transpeptidase translates to MMSKNSDQLVGRIMRVSRPRRLLLAVCVIVAAVAAIYVASTSHCPGGHCGQSDAPAKTAGPAQISITPGPGAHDVDPVAPVTVKAENGTLTGVDMVNESGKPVEGVMTPDNTVWKPTVPLGYGRTYTLTVTSTGVSGVAAKQVSSFSTLKPSNQTKVSFTTTSEAALRDGGTYGVGTVIVAHFDEKIADRATAERQLSVTTDPKVEGSWYWVDGQNAHWRPERYYAPGTNVTAEAKIYGIALGDGLFGQDDTKVSFRVGDAHVSIADDATHQVSVFSNGILQRTMPTSMGMGGTEEVGGKTISLWTPSGVYTVLDKGNPVIMDSSTFGLPKNSRLGYRETINWATKISSDGIYLHELDATVWAQGHRDTSHGCLNLNADNAKWFFDFSVPGDVVEVRNSGGPPLTLAQNGDWTLSWDDWRKGSALKPT
- the katG gene encoding catalase/peroxidase HPI, giving the protein MSSDTSASRPPQPDAGTASKSESENPAIPSPQPKEHAPLTNRDWWPDQIDISTLHPNNPQASPFGQDFDYADEFAKLDVEELKRDLYSVMTTSQDWWPADYGHYGGLFIRMSWHAAGTYRIFDGRGGGGQGMQRFAPLNSWPDNASLDKARRLLWPVKKKYGNKISWADLIIFAGNCALESMGFKTFGFGFGREDVWAPEEILWGEEDTWLGTDKRYSGERDLAQPYGATTMGLIYVNPEGPEGKPDPIAAAIDIRETFGRMAMNDEETAALIVGGHSFGKTHGAGDADLVGPEPEGAPIEQQGLGWKSSYGTGVGKDAITSGLEVVWTPTPTKWDNTFLETLYGYEWELTKSPAGAWQFAAKDGAGAGTIPDPFGGPGRAPTMLVTDIALRESPIYRDITRRWLDHPEELADAFAKAWYKLLHRDMGPITRYLGPWVAEPQLWQDPVPAVDHELVDESDVAALKSRVLESGLSVPQLVKTAWSAASSYRRTDKRGGANGARLRLEPQRSWEVNEPSELDKVLPVLQQIQQDFNASASGGKKISLADLIVLAGSAVVEKAAKDAGYEISVHFAPGRTDATQENTDVESFAVLEPRADGFRNYIRPGEKAPLEQLLQERAYLLGVSGPEMTVLVGGLRALGANHGGSKHGVFTDRPGELTNDFFVNLLDMGTEWKASETAENVYEGHDRASGALKWTATPNDLVFGSNSVLRALAEVYAQDDAQGKFVEDFVAAWVKVMNNDRFDLK
- a CDS encoding Fur family transcriptional regulator, producing MSSTADYADKLRMADLRVTRPRVAVLEVVDANPHADTETIFSEVRVGLPDVSRQAVYDVLNALTAVGLVRRIQPLGMVARYESRVGDNHHHVVCRSCGIIADIDCAVGDAPCLTPSDDDNVLDGFVLDEAEVIYWGLCADCSATGS
- a CDS encoding class I SAM-dependent methyltransferase; protein product: MQDPPNKSFDPSMLREAMIRRLYRRLSAEGHIRVPAVPGLIDEYVQLCNNVCATLGVWCPPEQSAQLRAALVAELAKAFKASPRSEVLISYEAPFGTGVNFRVQAEWRTVEADYDQWMAIRPPPLFGTEPDARVLALAAEAADPSVYRVLDVGAGTGRNALALARRGHPVDAVEMTAKFAEVIVAEAAGESLGVNVIQSDVFTAMEGVRDRYQLMVLSEVVSDFRTPHELRGMFELATDCLAQGGRLVFNTFLARDGYVPDDVAVQLSQQCNSMIFTRDEVTAAAAGLPLEPIADDAAYEYEKARLPSDAWPPTGWFEGWAGGLDVFDVQRDDSPIELRWLVFQKAG
- a CDS encoding DUF1906 domain-containing protein; this translates as MRDSAGPGGRGDRRSPSRRDLFKYAGAYVMAPTLLGLGAGAEAPKASAAGMRLIDFAERRIAPDEIKSAGYDGVVNYVSQSRPGANFEAKPLTRDYADALRAAGLHIVSNFQYGKPGWPDPSDLTRGYDGGVADARTAMQLHSAAGGPNSAPIFFSVDDDIDGNVWNNAAVQWFRGINSVLGVGRTGIYGDAQVCRWAIRDGVVGPSTSAGHQWVWQTRSWSHGDREPAAVLYQTVVNSPGNPGPLLGGINVDVDDVLAADFGQWDLDR
- a CDS encoding FAD-dependent oxidoreductase — protein: MTERTDQPWTANQLDQESGSADVIVVGAGITGLMTAVLLARAGKDVLVLEARTVGACATGNTTAKISLLQGSQLSKVLPRHGRDVARAYVDGNREGQEWVLSHCEAHDVAVQREDAYTYAQSVRGVPSARAELAACQAVGLPAVWDDDADVPFSYHGGVRLADQAQFDPMSFLDSLVVELLGRGGRLVEHTRVRRVSWRGKKVRLHVNDAAQRDVQLQAGQLVLATGIPILDRGGYFARVKPSRSYCLAFKVPGNITRPMMISTDSPTRSVRYAPVADGERLIVGGAGHTVGREKSPSEALDELSKWTRKHYPGAVQTHFWSAQDYTPIDHLPYVGPILPNTESIFIATGFNKWGMTNGPAAASALSSRILGGRMDWARAFASWSPHELTGLATALQANLEVGFNLTKGWITPAVRTHRRSPVDGEGGVVSGPPWHLEARCRVDGTEHRVSPVCPHLGGIVNWNDADNAWECPLHGSRFAPDGTLLEGPATRDLTA